In the genome of Caldisphaera lagunensis DSM 15908, the window TGCAAATCCTATACCTGATCCTAATGCTAATGCAACAGCTAGCCCATAACTTATTAATGCCAATTCTAATCAATTTTATTTTTATAATAGTGGTTATTAAGTTTATTTATCTATAATATTTTCTCTTCTTCCTTCTTCTCTTCTTTTATTATATCACAAGAAAGGATTGATTTGCTATAAGATTCTACATGATTTATCGCAAATTTAATTATTTTTTTAACATTATCCCCATTAATTTCATATAAAGAGAACTTACCTTTCTTTTCTAATTTAACAACTCCGCAATTCTTTAAACAAGATAAATGATGTGAGACTAAGGATTGATTTTTGTTTATTCCATTTGCTATTTCTTGCACGGTTCCTACATTTTTTTCAAGAAGATAAAAAACTATTTCTAGCCTTGTTTTGTCTGATAATGCAGAAAAGAATGATTCGAGCTCTATTAATATGGGATCATTTTTATTTATACTTAAGTTACTCATCTTTATCATCGATATAATAGTTTATATGCAGAGTTTATAAACACATATATGAACAGTTATTCATATGTAAATTTATAAAGATAAACCAATTTATAAAAATAATGGCGAGAAAGTTGAGAATGAATTTAAGGATAAATGATATAGAAGGTAAGGTTTGTGAAAGCTGTGGTAAACCATTAACTGTTGAAGATGTTTATGCGAGAAAAATAGGAAATGAAATTCATTATTTCTGTTGTTCCCATTGTGCAGATGCCTTTGAAAGAAAAATGAAACAAGGATGATGAGGATTTTAATATGAAAGATTTGGTAATAATAGGTTATGGTGCAGCAGGATTTGCTGCATTAATAAAGGCAAACGAACTAAATGTAAAGCCAGTATTGATTGGGGAAGGTCCTATAGGAGGAACTTGCGTAAACGTTGGTTGTGTACCAAGCAAGAAATTATTAAGCATTGGAGAAATTTATTATAAATCAAGAAAACATCTAAAACTTAATATTTATCCCCCATTTTTTGAAACATTTAAAGAAAAAGATAATTTGGTCTCAAATCTAAGAAAAATGAAATATGAAGATGTAATCTCATCGTCAGATGTAGAATTAATTGAAGGTAAAGCAAAATTTATTTCTCCTCATGAAGTTAAAGTTGGGAATAAAATAATTGAAGGTAAAAAGTTTATAATTGCAACTGGATCATCTCCGAAAATTCCAAGAATACCTGGCTTAGATAAAATAGGGTATTGGACAAATAATGAAGCACTATCTCCTGATAGGAAAATCGATTCTTTAGCTATAATAGGAGGAGGTCCTTTGGGTTTAGAGTTTGCTCAAATGTATAAAAGGTTAGGAGTTGATGTTATTGTTTTAGAAGCATTACCAGTTTTGTTATATGGCTGGGAGCCTGAAATATCATTAGAAGCAGAAAAAATTTTAGAAAATGAAGGGATTTCAGTTGTGACTAATGTGAATATAAAAGAGATTAAAAAAGGTAGTGGAAAGGTAATAGTTACAAATAAAGGAGAAGTAGAGGTCGATGAAATACTTGTTGCTACCGGAAGAAAACCAAACACAGATTTAGACTTAGAAAAAGCTAATGTTGATTTAAACGAAAATAAAGGAATTAAGGTTGATGAGGAATTGAGGACGAGCAATAAAGATATTTATGCAGCTGGTGATGTAATAGGGAGTAAGATGCTTGAGGCATTAGCTGGAAAACAAGGAACAGTTGCTGCTGAAAATGCCTTATTAGATTCGCATAAAAAAATAGATATGTTAAGCGTTCCTCAAGTAGTCTTTTTGCAACCTAACATTGCAAGTGTTGGCTTAACTGAGGCTGAAGCAGAAAAGATCTATAGGATTGAGACTAGTAAAATCATGATGGAGGATTTACCAAAAGCAAATATATTGGGAGAAAATGAAGGTTTTATAAAAATGATAATTGAAGAAGAAACAAAAAAGATCTTGGGAGTTCATTTGGTTAGCGAAAATGGGGCTGAAATAATTAATGAAGCTTCTTTAGCAATTAAAATGAGAGCAAATATAAATGATTTAATAGATACTATTCATGTATTTCCAACAATGGGGGAAGCTATTAGATTAGCTGCATTAAGCTTTATATCAGATATAAAAAAGATGAGCTGTTGTGTTTAACTTGATAAAGAAACGTTAATCCATTTTCATCTGATTTTTCGAATTTCATTTTATGATAAGCTTCCCGCTAACTTTACCAGGAATTATAGCAGTGTTTTTAATATTATGGATGGCCTCTTGGGATGAATTTACATTTGTTTATCAGAATTACGCTTTATACACACATGGTTGTATTTGATAATATTTCCCCAAGATTAAAGCGCTTACCTAAAATGAATAGAAATACTGTTATAATATTGAAGCTTAGCATTTCTAAAAATCTTGATATAAATCCACATATTTTTTAACTTTATTTTTTATAGTAATTTGTGGGATTTGGAAATGGAGGATATACTGGTAGGAGTAGATGTTGGTGGGACTTTTACAGATGCGATATATATTGATTCGAATGGATACATAAGTGTTTCTAAGGTTTCTACAACCCCGACAAAGCCAGAGATAGGAATTGCTAATGCATTAAGGCAATTAGTAAAAGGTAACAAAATACAAGAATTGCTCCATGCTACCACAATTGCTACAAATGCAATATTGGGTCAAGTAGGTTTAGAATTGCCTAATATTGCGTTGCTAGTAACATATGGATTTAGAGATATAATAGAGATTGGAAGACAAAATAGGCCAAAGTTGTATGATTTGTTTTTTACTAAACCAAAACCATTAGTTTCTAGAAAGTACAGATATGAGATTAAAGAAAGGACTAACGTTGATGGAAAAATAATTAAAGGTATCGATGAAAGAGAAATAATTGAAATAGCTAATGAAATGCTGAAAAACAAAATAGAAAGTGTGGCAATTTCATATCTCCACTCGTATATAAATCCAGAAAATGAAATCAAAAGTAAAGAAATATTAAGCAAATATTTTAAATACATAACTATTTCTCATGATATTGCTCCTGAACCCAGAGAATATGAGAGGACCTCAACAACTGTTGTTAATGCAGCATTAAGACCTATAGTTTCTAGGTATATAGAGATGTTATCATCATCTTTAGAAGAATTTAGCCCAGAAAAAATTTATATAATGTCAAGTTCTGGGGGTCTGGTTGATACAGGTGATGCCTCTCAAAGGCCAGTACAAATGATAGAATCAGGTCCAGCTGCTGGAGCTATTGCGGCTGCAGAGTTATCAAAAATGCTCTCAATAAAAAATTCAATAGGATTTGACATGGGAGGGACAACAGCGAAGGCCAGCGCCATAATTAATGGTAAGCTTGAAATAACAACAGAATATGAAGTTGGAGGAGAAGCACATCATGGAAGAACAGTTAAAGGCTCAGGCTATCCAGTTAGGTTTCCATTTATTGATTTAGCAGAGGTATCTGCAGGAGGAGGTACAGTTATTTGGAGGGATGAAGCAAACGCATTAAGAGTAGGCCCAATAAGCGTTGGAGCCGATCCTGGACCAGCATCCTACGGTAAAGGGGGGGATAAGCCATCAATCACAGATGCCAATTTCTTTTTAGGTAGGATAGGAAATAAGTTAGCTGGTGGAGAAGTTAATTTAAACTTGGATTTAGCTAAAAAGGCGTTATCAAAAATTGGTGATCCTGAAGAAGTATCTATTTCAGCATTAGAATTAATAAACTTGGAAATGGCTAGAGCTGTTAGATTAGTAACAGTAGAAAGGGGCTTGGATCCCTCATCATTTTCAATCATAGCATTTGGTGGAGCAGGACCACAGCACGCTGCTATGTTAGCTGAAGAATTAGGTTCTCAAGAAGTTATTGTCCCCCCAGAACCAGGATTATTTAGTGCTTTAGGTTTATTAATGGCAGATTCAAGGTTTGAGGCAAGGGTTGCGTTTCCCAAAGATTTACAAGAATCTTTTGAAAAATTAGAAAAAGATTTGATAAAAAAGGTTGGAAAAATAGATTATTTTATTAGATTATTAGATGTTAGATATAAGGGTCAAGGATATGAGTTAACTATTAATGCACCAGAAAATTTAGATAAAGAATCCATAGAAAAAATCTTTTCTTCTATTCATTATAATACGTATGGATTTGTTTTAGATAGGCCAATAGAGATAGTCATGGCTAGAATTTTTGGAATAAAGGTTAGACCAAAACCTAAATTAGGAGAAGCAAAAGAGAATATTGAACCAAAAGAGAAAACGTTTAGAAAGGCATATATAAGCAAATCGTGGGATGAAATTCCTGTTTATGATAGGGATTCATTACCAAAGGGCTTTAAAATTGATGGCCCAGCAATTATAGATGAATATAGCTCAACAATAGTGATTCCAAAGGGTTGGAGAGGGGAAGTTGGTTCTTATAGAACAGTTATTTTAAGGAGGTGAAGATCATGGTTTCATGGGAAATAATTCATAGGGCGACATCTTTTATATCAGAAGAGATGGGTGTTGCATTAAGAAGGTCTGCTTTATCTCCAAATATAAGAGAAAGAGCTGATCATAGCTGTGCAATAATTGATTCCAATCAGAGAATTGTTGCTCAAGCAGAACACATACCAGTTCATTTGGGATCATTAAGAGTTGGGATAAGAAATTTATTAAATTATTTAGAAAAAGAAAATGTAGAATTAAATGAAGGAGATATGATATTTGCAAATGATCCTTATTTAACTGGGACACATCTAAATGATGTAACAGTTATATCAGGGATTTATTATAATGGAAGATTAATAGGATATGCAGCAAACAAAGCTCATCATGTAGATATCGGAGGACCTGTTTTTGGTAGCATTAATCCTCAAGCGACAACAATATATGAAGAAGGAGAAATAGTACCTCCAGTAAAGTTAGTAGAAAAGGGTAAAATAAGAGATGATATATTGAAGATGTTTTTATCAAATGTAAAATCACCATTAACTAACGAAGGTGATCTAAAAGCACAAATATCTGCAAATCTAACAGGGGTTAAAAGAGTAAAGGAGTTAATAGATAAATATGGTCTTGAGCAAACTATTGATGGATGGGACAATTCAATAAAATATGGTAGGGAAATGGCTTTAAAAGAAATATCTTCATGGCCTAAAGGAGAATTTGATGCTGAAGATTACCTAGAAACTAGTCAAGAAGTTTCTGATTTGATAAGCATTTATGTTAATGTAAAGATATCTGAAGATGGTGTTTATATATCATATCCTAGATTGATAAAACAACTTAGAAAACCTCTGAATGCAGTATTTGGGGTAACATTTGCAGCATCATCATTTGCTATTAGATCTTTAATGAAAGAAGATGTACCAACAAATGAAGGTCTGTATTCTACAATAAATGTTACTGCAGAAGAAGGAACAATACTTAATGCAAAGCCGCCAGCACCTGTATCTGGAGGGAATCTAGAGACAAGCCAAAGAATAGTTGATGTAATTTTATTGGCTTTATCTAAGGCTATGCCTAACAGAATTCCAGCAGCCTCATCTGGTACTATGATGAATATAATGCTTGGTGGTTACGATAAAGACGGTAGACCATGGGCTTATTATGAGACAATTGGAGGAGGTAGTGGGGGTAGGCCAAATGGTGATGGCATATCTGGAGTTCATACTAATATGACTAATACTATGAATACTCCCATAGAAATAACGGAGTCCACATATCCGATGTTATTTACTTCTTATAAAATAAGAGATGGTAGTGGAGGAGATGGTAAATATAAAGGCGGAGATGGGATAATACGATCATTTAAGGTATTATATCCAGCTAGGTTAGCTGTAATGGCAAGTAGATTTTTCACTAACCCTTATGGCTTATATGGTGGAAAGCCTGGAAAACCTTCGAAGCTTACTATAATTAGAAAAGATGGAAGGATAGAAGATTTAAAGCCAATGTCTGTCGTAGAGCTATTTGCTGATGATGAAGTAATAATAGAAACACCGGGCGGCGGAGGATACGGAAAGTAGTTTTATAGTTTAAAATCCTATTTTAAATGATTTTAACATTTTTAGTTTTAGCAAATCTTTTCTTAAGGATAAGGAAACTAATATGAGAGGATCAATTAAGAAATAGAACAATTGTTAACCTTTTAAATTGATTTTTCATAAAGATTAAGAATTGATTTAAATATTTTAATAATATAATTTTATAAAATAATATTTTAATAATAAAAAATATATAAATCTTTGGAAAAGCTTTTATATTCCAGCTTATTAAATTTTTTGTGACAGGTGAGTGTGAGATGGTTCGCTGGAATTTATAATAAAAATGGGATTTCTTTAAAGGTTTTAGTCGGAATTGTTCTTGTGGTAGTAATTGTTGTTGGATTATATGCATATTATAATTATAAAATAAGTGAAGGTAAAGCTCCTAAGCAAATTATATCTAACATTACAACAGAAACTACAAGCCAAATTAAAAATGCAACTATATTAAATAATCTACAGCCTTTGTTGCCTCAAAGCTATTCTATACAGGTAAATGAACCGTTGCAAGTAAATATACCAATTTTTAGCCAAGGTGATATTGCAAGTGTTTATGAAGGAAACGGGAAAATTATTAAAATTAATAATAATACATTCAATGTCTCATATGAATACCCTGGTCAATACCTCCTATATTATAATTTATACAATAACAATTCATTAATAGGAAGTTCATCAGAGAATTTAATTCAAATAATCGTGTTCCCATATTTTAACTTTAGTCAGTCATCATTGCTAACTATTCCTGTTATGTCATTGAATAAAGGCTCAATAATAAGTTTGGGCGAACAATTTAATATATCTATTGGATTTTTGCAACCACCATCTGGTCAAAACATGACAATTTATGAATATGTTTTATCTCTTGGTAATGGAACAACTTTAACAATACCTGCTTTAAATTCTACAGGCTATGCAGAACAGGTAGCTTTAACTGGATCTGGAAATATTAGCTATATAGAACCTTCTAAAAATCCCATAACTCTTTCATTTAACGAACCTGGTTTATATGCTATATCATTAACAATAATAACTAAAAACGTTTCATCTGGAAAAACATATAACTATACAACATATCAAAGCGTTGCAGTATCATCAGAAAACATGAAATTCAGCCTATATTCTTCACAATCAACCATTTCGAATCCAGGTATAATAGTAGATGCTGAAGTTGTTCCGGGAGGACCCTTTACATTTGATCCTTTATTATGGATTGATACCATAAGCCAAGAAGTTATTAACAATATATATGGATCTTTGATTTGGTATTATCAATCAAGTACAACTAAATTTATACCTATGCTTGCAGAATACATACCAACTGTTGGTAATTGGTCAAACACAACTGCTAGATATTTATATGGAGCAATTTCACCAAATTATACAATTTACATATTTAAAATAAGACCTGGTTTAAAGGCATCTAATGGAGATCCTATAACAGCATATGATGTATGGTATACTATGATAAGAGCCCTGGTTTGCGCAGGGGGATTCCCTGGCGCTGAAGGTACATATTTAGCCCCATTTACTATACCTAATTATAATTTTTCCACATTTATAATAGCTTCACCAACAGATTCATTAGGTGCAAAAGAAATAATAAACTCAGTATCTTATGACAATCAAACTAATACTGTAACATTTCATTTAGTTCAACCTGTAAATCCGACGTTTTTCTTTAATATTATGACATCTTTTGATTATGTTATGGATGCAAAATGGCTAGAGAGCGTAGGGGATGGATTAAATTTAACGGGGCTTTATAATAATAACTTCACTCAATTAGCTGAAGCATTTTATCAATATCAACAAACATGCAATGCTGGAAACTATAATACACAAGTTCAATGGCCATCATCAAATGCAGGTTTTACAGGTTTATATTATATTGCATCATTTACGCCCGGAGAAAGCGTTGTATTA includes:
- a CDS encoding ABC transporter substrate-binding protein, with the translated sequence MRWFAGIYNKNGISLKVLVGIVLVVVIVVGLYAYYNYKISEGKAPKQIISNITTETTSQIKNATILNNLQPLLPQSYSIQVNEPLQVNIPIFSQGDIASVYEGNGKIIKINNNTFNVSYEYPGQYLLYYNLYNNNSLIGSSSENLIQIIVFPYFNFSQSSLLTIPVMSLNKGSIISLGEQFNISIGFLQPPSGQNMTIYEYVLSLGNGTTLTIPALNSTGYAEQVALTGSGNISYIEPSKNPITLSFNEPGLYAISLTIITKNVSSGKTYNYTTYQSVAVSSENMKFSLYSSQSTISNPGIIVDAEVVPGGPFTFDPLLWIDTISQEVINNIYGSLIWYYQSSTTKFIPMLAEYIPTVGNWSNTTARYLYGAISPNYTIYIFKIRPGLKASNGDPITAYDVWYTMIRALVCAGGFPGAEGTYLAPFTIPNYNFSTFIIASPTDSLGAKEIINSVSYDNQTNTVTFHLVQPVNPTFFFNIMTSFDYVMDAKWLESVGDGLNLTGLYNNNFTQLAEAFYQYQQTCNAGNYNTQVQWPSSNAGFTGLYYIASFTPGESVVLKPNPYWLNNITYFPKPNNTIIIDWVQDPTTALNMLASGEADIVTFPKIEISPYLPKLEQLQSQGKAKIYGFSSLNIWYYDFNLNISVPLLKQINPSYNIPSYYFANPLVRKAFAYAFNYSEYINDILGNSKYHMNFGQPWCGVLLPGVDYSVPPSELSNCPTFNLTYAKQLMEESGFYNISVYFPIIVSSGDTVDFTAAEMWAQALHEMDPNINAQPLYMPWSTILSYDIPAVNPMPIYYIDWNGLPISWDWLPFNYQEGSINAAPNAWNISFLTSLSLEFNSTNNTYVGALIWQEAQQFKQLVNLINEADNADVEGWSNASVIIKEAQQQAINLYTMVYVVIPNKFLILAPYMKPYQNNIGWESNPAYTNGLEQEFWWWTK
- a CDS encoding ArsR/SmtB family transcription factor, with translation MSNLSINKNDPILIELESFFSALSDKTRLEIVFYLLEKNVGTVQEIANGINKNQSLVSHHLSCLKNCGVVKLEKKGKFSLYEINGDNVKKIIKFAINHVESYSKSILSCDIIKEEKKEEEKIL
- a CDS encoding hydantoinase B/oxoprolinase family protein, which gives rise to MVSWEIIHRATSFISEEMGVALRRSALSPNIRERADHSCAIIDSNQRIVAQAEHIPVHLGSLRVGIRNLLNYLEKENVELNEGDMIFANDPYLTGTHLNDVTVISGIYYNGRLIGYAANKAHHVDIGGPVFGSINPQATTIYEEGEIVPPVKLVEKGKIRDDILKMFLSNVKSPLTNEGDLKAQISANLTGVKRVKELIDKYGLEQTIDGWDNSIKYGREMALKEISSWPKGEFDAEDYLETSQEVSDLISIYVNVKISEDGVYISYPRLIKQLRKPLNAVFGVTFAASSFAIRSLMKEDVPTNEGLYSTINVTAEEGTILNAKPPAPVSGGNLETSQRIVDVILLALSKAMPNRIPAASSGTMMNIMLGGYDKDGRPWAYYETIGGGSGGRPNGDGISGVHTNMTNTMNTPIEITESTYPMLFTSYKIRDGSGGDGKYKGGDGIIRSFKVLYPARLAVMASRFFTNPYGLYGGKPGKPSKLTIIRKDGRIEDLKPMSVVELFADDEVIIETPGGGGYGK
- the merA gene encoding mercury(II) reductase; translation: MKDLVIIGYGAAGFAALIKANELNVKPVLIGEGPIGGTCVNVGCVPSKKLLSIGEIYYKSRKHLKLNIYPPFFETFKEKDNLVSNLRKMKYEDVISSSDVELIEGKAKFISPHEVKVGNKIIEGKKFIIATGSSPKIPRIPGLDKIGYWTNNEALSPDRKIDSLAIIGGGPLGLEFAQMYKRLGVDVIVLEALPVLLYGWEPEISLEAEKILENEGISVVTNVNIKEIKKGSGKVIVTNKGEVEVDEILVATGRKPNTDLDLEKANVDLNENKGIKVDEELRTSNKDIYAAGDVIGSKMLEALAGKQGTVAAENALLDSHKKIDMLSVPQVVFLQPNIASVGLTEAEAEKIYRIETSKIMMEDLPKANILGENEGFIKMIIEEETKKILGVHLVSENGAEIINEASLAIKMRANINDLIDTIHVFPTMGEAIRLAALSFISDIKKMSCCV
- a CDS encoding TRASH domain-containing protein, which encodes MNLRINDIEGKVCESCGKPLTVEDVYARKIGNEIHYFCCSHCADAFERKMKQG
- a CDS encoding hydantoinase/oxoprolinase family protein, which codes for MEDILVGVDVGGTFTDAIYIDSNGYISVSKVSTTPTKPEIGIANALRQLVKGNKIQELLHATTIATNAILGQVGLELPNIALLVTYGFRDIIEIGRQNRPKLYDLFFTKPKPLVSRKYRYEIKERTNVDGKIIKGIDEREIIEIANEMLKNKIESVAISYLHSYINPENEIKSKEILSKYFKYITISHDIAPEPREYERTSTTVVNAALRPIVSRYIEMLSSSLEEFSPEKIYIMSSSGGLVDTGDASQRPVQMIESGPAAGAIAAAELSKMLSIKNSIGFDMGGTTAKASAIINGKLEITTEYEVGGEAHHGRTVKGSGYPVRFPFIDLAEVSAGGGTVIWRDEANALRVGPISVGADPGPASYGKGGDKPSITDANFFLGRIGNKLAGGEVNLNLDLAKKALSKIGDPEEVSISALELINLEMARAVRLVTVERGLDPSSFSIIAFGGAGPQHAAMLAEELGSQEVIVPPEPGLFSALGLLMADSRFEARVAFPKDLQESFEKLEKDLIKKVGKIDYFIRLLDVRYKGQGYELTINAPENLDKESIEKIFSSIHYNTYGFVLDRPIEIVMARIFGIKVRPKPKLGEAKENIEPKEKTFRKAYISKSWDEIPVYDRDSLPKGFKIDGPAIIDEYSSTIVIPKGWRGEVGSYRTVILRR